A genomic window from Micromonospora ferruginea includes:
- the alaS gene encoding alanine--tRNA ligase, with protein MKTAEIKRRFLAHFEANGHAVVPSAPLPAISDPNLLFINAGMVQFVPYFLGQQAPPYQRATSVQKCIRTPDIDEVGKTSRHGTFFQMNGNFSFGDYFKSGAIPLAWDLATKSVEAGGFGLDPERIWATVYLDDDEAYDIWRATGVPTERIVRRGKADNFWSMGIPGPCGPCSELYYDRGPEYGREGGPEVDEDRYLEFWNLVFMQFERGPGVGKEDFPILGDLPAKNIDTGMGLERMASLLQGVDNLYEIDEVKPILDRAAELTGKRYGAHSGHAANQSHPDDVRLRVVADHVRTALMLIGDGVTPSNEGRGYVLRRIMRRAIRAMRLLGYQDRALPELLPVARDCMAPSYPEVAEEFGRISQYAYAEEDAFLTTLRAGTTILDTAIAETKSAGKPALSGDKAFQLHDTYGFPIDLTLEIAAEQGLQVDADGFRRLMADQRSRAKADAQARKTGHTDVSAYRSVLDGGGPVEFTGYTELNRESRVRALLAGGAEIGAAAEGDTIELVLDTTPFYAEGGGQQPDQGLITVGGGQVEVFDVQQPVPGLIVHRARVVRGEVRAGETGYAEIDVSRRRAISRSHTATHLVHQTMRNFLGESATQAGSLNAPGRLRFDFNTPTGVAPSVLHDVEQQVNEVLLADLEVHAFVTSQEEARRIGAMALFGEKYGERVRVVEVGDYARELCGGTHVARSAQLGLVKILSEASVGSGVRRIEALVGMDAFGFLAREHLLVSRLAEMFRVPGEQVADRVEQTVTQLRDAEKELEKLRAQLVLGGAGALAAQARDVRGVAYVGTEAPEGAAANDVRTLAQEIRGRIDAARPAVVAVAARANGKASLVVAVNQAARGRGLSAKDLVKAAFSGRGGGSDDLAQGGGLPAAEAANLLVTVEKAVADAA; from the coding sequence ATGAAGACGGCGGAGATCAAGCGGCGGTTCCTCGCCCACTTCGAGGCGAACGGCCACGCCGTGGTGCCGTCCGCTCCGCTGCCCGCCATCAGCGACCCGAACCTGCTGTTCATCAACGCGGGCATGGTGCAGTTCGTGCCCTACTTCCTGGGCCAGCAGGCCCCGCCCTACCAGCGGGCGACGAGCGTGCAGAAGTGCATCCGCACGCCGGACATCGACGAGGTCGGGAAGACCAGCCGGCACGGCACGTTCTTCCAGATGAACGGCAACTTCTCCTTCGGTGACTACTTCAAGTCCGGGGCGATCCCGCTCGCCTGGGACCTGGCCACGAAGTCGGTCGAGGCGGGCGGCTTCGGGCTGGACCCGGAGCGGATCTGGGCGACGGTCTACCTCGACGACGACGAGGCGTACGACATCTGGCGCGCCACCGGCGTGCCGACCGAGCGGATCGTGCGCCGGGGCAAGGCCGACAACTTCTGGTCGATGGGCATCCCCGGCCCGTGCGGCCCCTGCTCGGAGCTCTACTACGACCGCGGCCCGGAGTACGGCCGCGAGGGTGGTCCGGAGGTCGACGAGGACCGCTACCTGGAGTTCTGGAACCTCGTCTTCATGCAGTTCGAGCGCGGCCCGGGCGTCGGCAAGGAGGACTTCCCGATCCTCGGCGACCTGCCGGCGAAGAACATCGACACCGGCATGGGCCTGGAGCGGATGGCCTCGCTGCTGCAGGGCGTGGACAACCTCTACGAGATCGACGAGGTCAAGCCGATCCTGGACCGGGCGGCCGAGCTGACCGGCAAGCGCTACGGCGCGCACTCCGGGCACGCGGCCAACCAGTCGCACCCGGACGACGTGCGGCTGCGGGTGGTCGCCGACCACGTGCGCACCGCGCTGATGCTGATCGGCGACGGGGTGACCCCGTCGAACGAGGGGCGCGGCTACGTGCTGCGCCGGATCATGCGCCGGGCGATCCGGGCGATGCGGCTGCTGGGCTACCAGGACCGGGCGCTGCCGGAGCTGCTGCCGGTGGCGCGCGACTGCATGGCGCCGTCGTACCCGGAGGTGGCCGAGGAGTTCGGCCGGATCTCGCAGTACGCGTACGCCGAGGAGGACGCGTTCCTGACCACGCTGCGCGCCGGCACCACGATCCTGGACACCGCGATCGCGGAGACGAAGTCGGCCGGCAAGCCGGCGCTCTCCGGTGACAAGGCGTTCCAGTTGCACGACACGTACGGCTTCCCGATCGACCTGACCCTGGAGATCGCGGCCGAGCAGGGCCTGCAGGTCGACGCGGACGGCTTCCGTCGGTTGATGGCCGACCAGCGCAGCCGGGCCAAGGCGGACGCGCAGGCGCGCAAGACCGGGCACACCGACGTGTCGGCGTACCGGTCGGTGCTCGACGGCGGCGGGCCGGTGGAGTTCACCGGCTACACCGAGCTGAACCGGGAGTCCCGGGTGCGGGCGCTGCTGGCCGGCGGCGCGGAGATCGGCGCGGCGGCCGAGGGCGACACGATCGAGTTGGTGCTCGACACCACCCCGTTCTACGCCGAGGGCGGCGGCCAGCAGCCCGACCAGGGCCTGATCACGGTCGGCGGCGGCCAGGTCGAGGTCTTCGACGTGCAGCAGCCGGTGCCCGGCCTGATCGTGCACCGGGCCCGGGTGGTGCGCGGCGAGGTCCGCGCCGGGGAGACCGGGTACGCGGAGATCGACGTGTCCCGTCGCCGGGCGATCTCGCGGTCGCACACCGCGACGCACCTGGTGCACCAGACGATGCGCAACTTCCTCGGCGAGTCGGCGACCCAGGCGGGTTCGCTGAACGCGCCGGGCCGGCTGCGGTTCGACTTCAACACCCCGACCGGGGTGGCGCCGAGCGTGCTGCACGACGTGGAGCAGCAGGTCAACGAGGTGCTCCTGGCCGACCTGGAGGTGCACGCGTTCGTCACCAGCCAGGAGGAGGCCCGCCGGATCGGCGCGATGGCGCTGTTCGGCGAGAAGTACGGCGAGCGGGTCCGGGTCGTCGAGGTCGGCGACTACGCCCGCGAGCTGTGCGGTGGCACCCACGTGGCCCGCTCGGCCCAGCTCGGCCTGGTCAAGATCCTCTCCGAGGCGTCGGTCGGTTCCGGGGTACGCCGGATCGAGGCCCTGGTCGGCATGGACGCGTTCGGCTTCCTGGCCCGGGAGCACCTGCTGGTGTCCCGGCTGGCCGAGATGTTCCGGGTGCCGGGTGAGCAGGTCGCCGACCGGGTGGAGCAGACCGTCACCCAGTTGCGTGACGCGGAGAAGGAGCTGGAGAAGCTCCGCGCCCAGCTCGTGCTCGGCGGGGCCGGCGCGCTCGCGGCGCAGGCGAGGGACGTGCGCGGGGTCGCGTACGTCGGCACCGAGGCGCCCGAGGGCGCGGCGGCCAACGACGTGCGGACGCTCGCCCAGGAGATCCGGGGCCGGATCGACGCGGCCCGCCCGGCGGTGGTCGCGGTGGCCGCCCGGGCCAACGGCAAGGCATCCCTGGTGGTGGCGGTCAACCAGGCCGCCCGGGGCCGGGGCCTGAGCGCCAAGGACCTGGTGAAGGCGGCGTTCTCCGGCCGGGGCGGCGGCAGCGACGACCTGGCCCAGGGCGGCGGCCTGCCCGCCGCGGAGGCGGCGAACCTGCTGGTCACCGTGGAGAAGGCGGTCGCGGACGCGGCATGA
- a CDS encoding DUF948 domain-containing protein has product MSGGEIAALIAAGAFLMLVLVLAVPILRLRHTVDATTRMIGDLNDRTGPLLGDVNTTVKNVNTALEQVQTSLDGVNLQLAKVDTMTSHAQNVTANVANLATVVSAAAANPLVKVAAFGYGVRKAASARRHAETEREVRDTIKQQRRAAKRGNR; this is encoded by the coding sequence GTGAGTGGTGGAGAGATCGCTGCGCTGATCGCGGCCGGCGCGTTCCTGATGCTGGTGCTCGTGCTGGCGGTGCCGATCCTGCGGTTGCGGCACACCGTGGACGCGACGACCCGCATGATCGGCGATCTGAACGACCGCACCGGGCCGCTGCTCGGTGACGTGAACACCACGGTGAAGAACGTGAACACCGCGCTGGAGCAGGTGCAGACCTCGCTGGACGGGGTGAACCTCCAGCTCGCCAAGGTGGACACCATGACCAGTCACGCGCAGAACGTCACCGCGAACGTGGCGAACCTCGCCACCGTGGTCTCCGCCGCCGCCGCGAACCCGCTGGTGAAGGTGGCCGCGTTCGGCTACGGCGTGCGCAAGGCCGCCTCCGCCCGCCGGCACGCCGAGACCGAGCGCGAGGTCCGCGACACCATCAAGCAGCAGCGTCGGGCCGCCAAGCGCGGCAACCGCTGA
- a CDS encoding replication-associated recombination protein A, with translation MESDALFTLGEPAGAPGAPGAAGGVDGFTAARADSPLPVRMRPAGIDELVGQDHLLAPGAPLRQLVEGAAPMSVILWGPPGSGKTTIAHLVAHATDRRFVAMSALTAGVKDVRAVIETARRQRRSGGPPTVLFIDEVHRFSKTQQDSLLAAVEDRTVTLLAATTENPYFSVISPLLSRCVLLTLQALDDDAVRGLLRRAVADERGLAGTLALAEEAEDHLVRLAGGDVRKALTALEAAAATATATGVDRIDLAVAEQAVDVAAVRYDRDGDAHYDVTSAFIKSMRGSDVDAALHWLARMLVAGEDARFIARRMVIFASEDVGMADPTALTVATAAAHAVEYVGLPEAQLNLAQAAIHLATAPKSNSATAAIGAAVADVRAGRGGAVPRGLRDAHYAGARGLGHGTGYRYPHDDHRGVVTQQYAPDDLVGTDYYRPSGHGAERAVATRLPVLRRIVRGLPAPATRGEAGAPAAANGARVGGTEQAAGASEGGGDATEGGQ, from the coding sequence ATGGAATCCGACGCCCTCTTCACCCTCGGCGAGCCCGCCGGAGCGCCCGGCGCACCCGGGGCCGCCGGCGGCGTCGACGGGTTCACCGCCGCCCGGGCGGACTCGCCGCTGCCGGTGCGGATGCGGCCGGCCGGCATCGACGAGCTGGTCGGCCAGGACCACCTGCTCGCGCCCGGCGCGCCGCTGCGTCAACTGGTCGAGGGCGCGGCGCCCATGTCGGTCATCCTCTGGGGCCCACCGGGCAGCGGCAAGACCACCATCGCCCACCTGGTGGCCCACGCCACCGACCGGCGCTTCGTGGCGATGTCCGCGCTGACCGCCGGCGTGAAGGACGTCCGCGCCGTCATCGAGACCGCCCGGCGACAGCGCCGCTCCGGCGGCCCACCGACCGTGCTCTTCATCGACGAGGTGCACCGGTTCAGCAAGACCCAGCAGGACTCCCTGCTCGCCGCCGTCGAGGACCGCACGGTGACACTGCTGGCCGCGACCACCGAGAACCCCTACTTCTCGGTCATCTCACCGCTGCTCTCGCGCTGCGTGCTGCTCACCCTCCAGGCGCTCGACGACGACGCCGTACGCGGGCTGCTGCGCCGGGCGGTGGCCGACGAGCGTGGTCTCGCCGGCACGCTGGCCCTCGCCGAGGAGGCGGAGGACCACCTGGTCCGGCTCGCCGGCGGCGACGTGCGCAAGGCGCTCACCGCGCTGGAGGCGGCGGCGGCCACCGCGACCGCCACCGGCGTCGACCGGATCGACCTGGCCGTGGCCGAGCAGGCGGTCGACGTGGCGGCGGTGCGCTACGACCGCGACGGCGACGCGCACTACGACGTGACGAGTGCCTTCATCAAGAGCATGCGCGGCTCGGACGTGGACGCGGCGCTGCACTGGCTGGCCCGGATGCTGGTGGCCGGCGAGGACGCCCGGTTCATCGCCCGCCGGATGGTGATCTTCGCGAGCGAGGACGTGGGCATGGCCGATCCCACCGCGCTGACCGTGGCCACCGCCGCAGCGCACGCGGTGGAATACGTGGGCCTGCCCGAGGCGCAGCTCAACCTCGCCCAGGCGGCGATCCACCTCGCCACCGCCCCGAAGTCGAACTCGGCCACCGCCGCCATCGGCGCGGCCGTCGCCGACGTACGCGCCGGTCGCGGCGGTGCGGTGCCGCGCGGGCTGCGCGACGCCCACTACGCCGGGGCGCGCGGGCTCGGCCACGGGACCGGCTACCGCTACCCGCACGACGACCACCGGGGGGTGGTCACCCAGCAGTACGCTCCGGACGACCTTGTCGGGACGGACTACTACCGGCCCAGCGGGCACGGCGCGGAGCGGGCGGTGGCCACCCGGCTGCCGGTGCTGCGGCGCATCGTGCGGGGGTTGCCGGCACCGGCGACGCGGGGGGAGGCCGGTGCGCCGGCAGCCGCGAACGGTGCCCGGGTGGGCGGCACCGAGCAGGCCGCCGGGGCGAGCGAGGGTGGCGGCGACGCCACCGAGGGGGGTCAGTAG
- a CDS encoding GNAT family N-acetyltransferase: MTPVRSVRAVHLPGARCTLREWTDADAPVLHAFLTEPAVADGLLDDDVPTLDAVTAAVAAWRAAAGDEPRPEYRLAAVDGDRLVGLGVLAVTSAEHRRGEIGYAVRTSYQGGGLGTEIAALLLDLAFTRVGLHRVEATTRPDNVASQRVLAKAGLRPEGVSRDHLLVRGVWWDSARYAILATDRFHGGD, encoded by the coding sequence ATGACCCCCGTCCGCTCCGTCCGGGCGGTCCACCTGCCCGGCGCGCGGTGCACGCTGCGCGAGTGGACCGACGCGGACGCCCCGGTCCTGCACGCGTTCCTCACCGAGCCGGCCGTGGCCGACGGGCTGCTGGACGACGACGTGCCGACCCTGGACGCGGTGACGGCCGCCGTCGCGGCCTGGCGGGCGGCGGCCGGCGACGAGCCACGCCCGGAGTACCGGTTGGCGGCGGTCGACGGCGACCGGCTGGTCGGCCTGGGTGTGCTCGCGGTGACGTCCGCGGAGCACCGGCGCGGTGAGATCGGCTACGCGGTGCGGACCTCGTACCAGGGCGGCGGCCTCGGCACGGAGATCGCGGCGCTGCTGCTGGACCTCGCGTTCACCCGGGTGGGGTTGCACCGGGTGGAGGCGACCACCCGCCCCGACAACGTCGCCTCGCAACGGGTGCTGGCGAAGGCCGGCCTGCGACCGGAGGGGGTGAGCCGCGACCACCTGCTGGTCCGCGGTGTCTGGTGGGACTCGGCCCGGTACGCGATCCTCGCCACCGACCGGTTCCACGGTGGAGATTGA
- a CDS encoding GNAT family N-acetyltransferase, with protein MIAADQVLTGREAVLAATDHHPYARHALRRDQVARGWRRDGAVGWLLPPGEWSAGAALGTPGPALEVFAALRADGTLPAGRSVNLSRVAPAEVAARLPAAGLSDWDFLWTTAPPPAQPAQERVVRLSGADHPALAALIEEAFPDSTSRPGDRGVVDWYGIRDGDRLIACGADRSRGDVGFLAGLTVAPGRRGRGLGAALTAGMTRALFARYDHVALGVYPVNVGAIRLYRRLGFTNVAHRTSIRLA; from the coding sequence ATGATCGCTGCCGACCAGGTGCTGACCGGGCGGGAGGCGGTGCTCGCCGCGACCGACCACCACCCGTACGCCCGGCACGCGCTCCGGCGCGACCAGGTCGCACGGGGCTGGCGGCGCGACGGCGCGGTCGGTTGGCTGCTCCCGCCGGGTGAGTGGTCGGCCGGCGCCGCGCTCGGCACGCCCGGCCCGGCGCTGGAGGTCTTCGCCGCCCTGCGGGCGGACGGGACGCTGCCGGCCGGTCGGTCGGTGAACCTGTCCCGCGTCGCGCCGGCCGAGGTGGCCGCGCGCCTGCCGGCGGCCGGGCTGAGCGACTGGGACTTCCTCTGGACCACCGCCCCGCCACCGGCGCAGCCGGCGCAGGAGCGGGTGGTCCGGCTCTCCGGGGCCGACCACCCGGCGCTGGCCGCGCTGATCGAGGAGGCCTTCCCCGACAGCACCTCCCGGCCGGGTGACCGGGGCGTCGTCGACTGGTACGGCATCCGCGACGGTGACCGGCTGATCGCCTGCGGCGCCGACCGCAGCCGTGGCGACGTCGGCTTCCTCGCCGGGCTGACCGTGGCACCCGGCCGACGCGGCCGAGGGCTGGGCGCCGCGCTGACCGCCGGGATGACCCGCGCCCTGTTCGCCCGCTACGACCACGTGGCGCTGGGCGTCTACCCGGTCAACGTCGGCGCGATCCGGCTCTACCGCCGCCTCGGCTTCACGAACGTCGCGCACCGCACCTCGATCCGCCTGGCCTGA
- a CDS encoding MFS transporter — protein sequence MSTLSVRQVRFRYLTLYGLRWLPSGLLMTVMILLMQERGLSLSQIGLVATAQGLVVLALELPTGGLADALGRKPVLLVAWAVALVSLALMAVADSFWMFFLVWALQGVYRALDSGPLESWYVDATLAADPDAEYERGLGWAGTVVGVAIGAGALLGGGLVALGPVGPVSALTLPVLVAAVLQGVSIVALLLLMTEQRPASGPAALRASVVEAPRMVGQAVGLLRRNRVLLALVSVELFWGFGMVTFESLLPVRLSEVVGDADRAATLLGPAGTAAWLANAAGAALTPLLLRRLGAAPAAALLRVLQGVTVVGMGLLAGPIGVLIAYLACYAVHGASNPLHMGLLHRQVDGPYRTSVLSLNSMMAQPAGALGAVVLTALADATSIGTAMLVGAVALAVAAPLYLPAWRAGRAATRAGSAEPEAVASGEAARSGAGPVLATGPDGSPAGPGPVAVPTSAPSAGAAAAGRSV from the coding sequence GTGAGCACCCTGTCCGTACGCCAGGTCCGGTTCCGCTACCTCACGCTCTACGGCCTGCGCTGGCTGCCCAGCGGCCTGCTGATGACCGTGATGATCCTGTTGATGCAGGAACGCGGCCTGTCGCTGTCGCAGATCGGTCTGGTCGCCACCGCGCAGGGCCTGGTGGTGCTGGCGCTGGAGCTGCCCACCGGCGGGCTCGCCGACGCGCTCGGCCGCAAGCCGGTGCTGCTGGTCGCCTGGGCGGTCGCGCTCGTCTCCCTGGCGCTGATGGCGGTGGCCGACTCGTTCTGGATGTTCTTCCTGGTCTGGGCGTTGCAGGGCGTCTACCGGGCGCTCGACAGCGGCCCGCTGGAGTCCTGGTACGTCGACGCCACCCTGGCCGCCGACCCGGACGCCGAGTACGAACGCGGCCTCGGCTGGGCCGGCACCGTCGTCGGGGTCGCCATCGGCGCCGGCGCGCTGCTCGGCGGCGGCCTGGTCGCGCTCGGCCCGGTCGGCCCGGTCAGCGCGCTGACCCTGCCGGTGCTCGTCGCCGCCGTGCTCCAGGGGGTCTCGATCGTGGCGCTGCTGCTGCTCATGACCGAGCAGCGGCCCGCCTCCGGTCCGGCCGCGCTGCGCGCCTCGGTGGTGGAGGCGCCCCGGATGGTCGGCCAGGCCGTCGGCCTGCTGCGCCGCAACCGGGTGCTGCTGGCGCTGGTCTCGGTCGAGCTGTTCTGGGGCTTCGGCATGGTCACCTTCGAGTCGCTGCTGCCGGTGCGGCTCTCCGAGGTCGTCGGTGACGCCGACCGCGCGGCGACGCTGCTCGGCCCTGCCGGCACGGCGGCCTGGCTGGCCAACGCGGCCGGCGCCGCGCTCACCCCGCTCCTGCTGCGCCGGCTCGGCGCCGCCCCGGCCGCCGCGCTGCTGCGCGTGCTCCAGGGCGTCACCGTGGTCGGCATGGGCCTGCTCGCCGGCCCGATCGGCGTGCTGATCGCCTACCTGGCCTGCTACGCCGTGCACGGCGCGTCGAACCCGCTGCACATGGGGCTGCTGCACCGGCAGGTCGACGGGCCGTACCGGACCAGCGTGCTGTCGCTGAACTCGATGATGGCCCAGCCGGCCGGGGCGCTCGGCGCGGTGGTGCTGACCGCGCTGGCGGACGCCACCAGCATCGGCACCGCCATGCTGGTCGGCGCCGTGGCGCTGGCCGTGGCCGCGCCGCTCTACCTGCCCGCCTGGCGGGCCGGCCGGGCCGCCACCCGTGCCGGGAGCGCGGAGCCCGAGGCGGTGGCGTCCGGGGAGGCGGCGCGCTCCGGTGCCGGCCCGGTGCTTGCGACCGGACCCGACGGGAGCCCCGCAGGCCCCGGTCCGGTGGCGGTCCCGACGTCGGCACCATCCGCTGGTGCTGCTGCCGCGGGCCGGTCCGTCTGA
- a CDS encoding ArsR/SmtB family transcription factor gives MESEPTRPEPRRVRLDHQQVRVLAHPLRMRLVGALRVNGPSTATRLAELLDTNTGATSYHLRQLAEVGMVVEDPDLGTGRQRYWRAAHEVTQWEASDYDDDPDARAAIEWIEADYIRFFSHHAERWAARRHEWSPAWRDAFGMGDFFMRIPAARLEAIKAEVFALFERHRDETDPDDPDAEMVQLYLAAFPLSTVLPPAEEKP, from the coding sequence ATGGAGAGTGAACCGACCCGTCCCGAGCCGCGCCGCGTCCGCCTCGACCACCAGCAGGTGCGGGTGCTGGCCCATCCGCTGCGGATGCGCCTGGTCGGCGCGCTGCGGGTGAACGGGCCGTCCACCGCCACCCGGCTGGCCGAGCTGCTCGACACCAACACCGGCGCGACCAGCTACCACCTGCGCCAGCTCGCCGAGGTCGGCATGGTGGTCGAGGACCCGGACCTGGGCACCGGCCGGCAGCGATACTGGCGCGCCGCGCACGAGGTCACCCAGTGGGAGGCCAGCGACTACGACGACGACCCGGACGCCCGCGCCGCCATCGAGTGGATCGAGGCGGACTACATCCGCTTCTTCAGCCACCACGCCGAACGGTGGGCCGCCCGGCGGCACGAGTGGTCGCCGGCCTGGCGCGACGCGTTCGGCATGGGCGACTTCTTCATGCGCATCCCGGCCGCCCGCCTCGAGGCGATCAAGGCGGAGGTGTTCGCGCTCTTCGAACGTCACCGCGACGAGACCGACCCCGACGACCCCGACGCCGAGATGGTGCAGCTCTACCTCGCCGCCTTCCCGTTGAGCACCGTCCTGCCACCCGCCGAGGAGAAGCCGTGA
- a CDS encoding SDR family oxidoreductase, whose translation MDLLVVGASGFLGGEVCRRAVAAGHRVVGTYHSTAVAVPGAASRRLDVTDRAAVRALLTGVRPDAVVSTPYRFDDWAVTADGAGHVASAAAEVGARLVHLSSDAVHAGRPEPYPDAAVPTPVYPYGAAKAAAETAVRAVDPGALLVRTSLILGEGSKQIQRCRDALVGRATLFSDEIRCPVDVGDLAAAVLELLPTDLAGPLNVAGPDEVSRADVGRLLARRLGVDPAGLRTTTTVAAGLFRPIEVRLDSARAAGLLRTRLRGVAELFG comes from the coding sequence ATGGACCTGCTCGTGGTGGGCGCCAGCGGCTTTCTCGGCGGCGAGGTGTGCCGGCGGGCGGTCGCCGCCGGGCACCGGGTGGTCGGCACGTACCACTCGACCGCCGTCGCGGTGCCGGGCGCCGCGTCGCGCCGGCTGGACGTCACCGACCGCGCCGCGGTGCGCGCGCTGCTGACCGGGGTACGCCCCGACGCGGTGGTCAGCACGCCGTACCGCTTCGACGACTGGGCGGTCACCGCCGACGGGGCGGGCCACGTCGCGTCCGCCGCCGCCGAGGTGGGGGCGCGGTTGGTGCACCTGTCCAGCGACGCGGTGCACGCCGGGCGGCCGGAGCCGTACCCGGACGCGGCGGTGCCCACGCCGGTGTATCCGTACGGGGCGGCGAAGGCGGCGGCCGAGACGGCGGTGCGCGCGGTCGACCCGGGCGCGCTGCTGGTGCGGACGTCGCTGATCCTGGGGGAGGGCAGCAAGCAGATCCAGCGCTGCCGGGACGCGCTCGTCGGCCGGGCCACGCTGTTCAGCGACGAGATCCGTTGCCCGGTCGACGTGGGCGACCTGGCCGCCGCGGTGCTGGAGCTGCTGCCCACCGACCTGGCCGGGCCGCTCAACGTGGCCGGCCCGGACGAGGTCAGCCGCGCCGACGTGGGGCGGCTGCTGGCCCGCCGGCTCGGCGTCGACCCGGCCGGGCTGCGGACCACCACCACGGTCGCCGCCGGCCTGTTCCGCCCGATCGAGGTACGCCTCGACTCGGCCCGGGCGGCCGGCCTGCTCCGGACCCGGCTGCGCGGCGTCGCCGAGCTGTTCGGCTGA
- the aspS gene encoding aspartate--tRNA ligase yields MIRTHNAGSLRAADAGSTVTLAGWVARRRDHGGVIFVDLRDASGVVQVVFREEDAHALRNEFCVKVTGEVTRRPEGNENPELPTGEVEVTAAALEVLSEAAPLPLPVDDQVEAGDDIRLKYRYLDLRRGGPAKAMRLRSRANQLARTVLHERGFLEIETPTLTRSTPEGARDFLVPVRLQPGSWYALPQSPQLFKQLLMVGGMERYYQIARCYRDEDFRADRQPEFTQLDIEMSFVTEDDVIDLGEAIVSSLWKDLAGHEISRPIPRITWHDAMARYGSDKPDLRYGVELTELTEYLRGTAFRVFAGAIDAGGYVGAVVMPGGASQTRKELDGWQDWAKARGARGLAYVVLDAETGEARGPVAKNLSEEHLGGLADAVGAKPGDAVFFAASTNTREAQELLGAARIEIAKRAGLVDESAWAFCWVVDAPMFERTDDGGWTAVHHPFTSPNAEWVDRFEEAPDRALAYAYDIVCNGNEIGGGSIRIHRGDVQQRVFDLLGITPEEAQDKFGFLLEAFKYGAPPHGGIAFGWDRVCMLLAGADSIREVIAFPKTRGGFDPLTGAPTPITGQQRAEAGIDAKPKAPAAPHAGTAGPAAPVADPT; encoded by the coding sequence GTGATCCGTACCCACAATGCCGGAAGCCTGCGCGCCGCGGACGCCGGCTCGACGGTGACGCTCGCCGGGTGGGTGGCCCGCCGGCGCGACCACGGCGGTGTCATCTTCGTCGACCTGCGCGACGCCTCCGGCGTGGTGCAGGTGGTCTTCCGCGAGGAGGACGCGCACGCGCTGCGCAACGAGTTCTGCGTCAAGGTCACCGGCGAGGTGACCCGCCGCCCCGAGGGCAACGAGAACCCCGAGCTGCCGACCGGCGAGGTCGAGGTGACCGCCGCCGCGCTGGAGGTGCTCTCCGAGGCCGCGCCGCTGCCGCTGCCGGTGGACGACCAGGTCGAGGCCGGCGACGACATCCGGCTCAAGTACCGCTACCTGGACCTGCGCCGGGGCGGCCCGGCGAAGGCGATGCGGCTGCGCTCGCGCGCCAACCAGCTCGCCCGCACGGTGCTGCACGAGCGGGGCTTCCTGGAGATCGAGACGCCCACGCTGACCCGCTCCACCCCGGAGGGCGCGCGCGACTTCCTGGTCCCGGTGCGCCTGCAGCCGGGGAGCTGGTACGCCCTGCCGCAGTCCCCGCAGCTCTTCAAGCAGTTGCTCATGGTCGGCGGCATGGAGCGCTACTACCAGATCGCCCGCTGCTACCGCGACGAGGACTTCCGCGCCGACCGGCAGCCGGAGTTCACCCAGCTCGACATCGAGATGTCGTTCGTCACCGAGGACGACGTGATCGACCTCGGCGAGGCGATCGTCTCCTCGCTCTGGAAGGACCTGGCCGGACACGAGATCAGCCGGCCGATCCCGCGCATCACCTGGCACGACGCGATGGCCCGCTACGGCTCCGACAAGCCGGACCTGCGCTACGGCGTGGAGCTGACCGAGCTGACCGAATACCTGCGCGGCACCGCGTTCCGGGTGTTCGCCGGCGCGATCGACGCGGGCGGCTACGTCGGCGCCGTGGTCATGCCCGGCGGCGCGAGCCAGACCCGCAAGGAGCTGGACGGCTGGCAGGACTGGGCGAAGGCGCGCGGCGCGCGCGGCCTGGCGTACGTGGTGCTCGACGCGGAGACCGGCGAGGCGCGCGGGCCGGTGGCGAAGAACCTGTCCGAGGAGCACCTGGGCGGGCTGGCCGACGCGGTCGGCGCGAAGCCCGGCGACGCGGTGTTCTTCGCCGCGAGCACGAACACCCGGGAGGCGCAGGAGCTGCTCGGCGCGGCCCGGATCGAGATCGCCAAGCGGGCCGGGCTGGTCGACGAGAGCGCCTGGGCGTTCTGCTGGGTGGTCGACGCGCCGATGTTCGAACGGACTGACGACGGCGGGTGGACCGCCGTGCACCACCCGTTCACCTCGCCGAACGCCGAGTGGGTGGACCGGTTCGAGGAGGCGCCGGACCGGGCGCTGGCCTACGCGTACGACATCGTCTGCAACGGCAACGAGATCGGCGGCGGCTCGATCCGTATCCACCGGGGCGACGTGCAGCAGCGGGTGTTCGACCTGCTCGGCATCACGCCCGAGGAGGCGCAGGACAAGTTCGGCTTCCTGCTGGAGGCGTTCAAGTACGGCGCCCCGCCGCACGGCGGCATCGCGTTCGGCTGGGACCGGGTCTGCATGCTGCTGGCCGGCGCGGACTCGATCCGCGAGGTGATCGCGTTCCCGAAGACCCGTGGCGGCTTCGATCCGCTGACCGGCGCGCCGACGCCGATCACCGGGCAGCAGCGCGCCGAGGCGGGCATCGACGCCAAGCCGAAGGCGCCGGCCGCCCCGCACGCCGGCACTGCCGGCCCGGCCGCGCCGGTGGCCGACCCGACCTGA